GGAGTGTGCTACGGGAGTCGAGATTGGTAAGCGTCGATAATCCTGAGCGCTGTATCGGGTAGTCGGACGCGGTTGACCTTCGCGCTCCGTACAGTGAAATGTGCTGGAGCGCGTACGGAACGTGCTCATAGGATGCGCAGGCACTGCATCGACCACCTGTAGGGGACGTGTTGAGAGAGTTGGCCTGCGTCGCGCCAGAGGTTCGGGATCGGCTCGTCGTTCGGTTCGGCGCTGATGTGCTCGGTTGGTGTGACGGGTTGCCGACCCTCGTCCATGAGCTCGCTGTCCGTTGGCATCTGGATCTTGTTGCGGCGAGCGGCGGAGGCACCTCGCGGGTCTTCCGCTGCCTGCAGCGGAACACTGGTGCCTCGGTGTGGCTGAAGCTCACGCCGGAGCCCTTGATCGCGCGTGAGGAGGCCGAAGCCCTGCGCGCCTGGGCAGATACGCCGTCGGTTGTCACTCTGCTGGCAGTGGACCTCGCAGCCGGGGCTCTGCTGCTGGAGAATGTAGAACCTGGAGTGCCGGTGCGGCAGCTCGTTTGGAATCTGCCCGAGGTCGCGGCCCTGCTGCGAGATCTGCGGGCCTCACCTCCCGGGCCGGGGGAGCACTCGGTACTGCGGCCGCTCTCGCACCGGACCGACTTCCTGTTCGACTTGACTGAACGCAGGTTGGCGGCGGCCCGCGCAAAGGGCCTGGTTGTTGCCCCGACGATGCTTAGCCAGGCCCGGGCGGCGGCCCTGGAGCTTGCAGACAGTGGGCCTGTGGGACTCGTGCATGGTGATCTCCATCCGGGCAACGTGCTGTCTGGTCCGGGCGCCCGCATGGTGGCGATTGATCCGAGGCCGGCGTGGGGCGATCCGGACTTCGACGCTGTGGACTGGGTGCTTGAAGGAGTTGCAGTTCCAGCCATGCTGGAGGAGAGGATCGAGGAACTAGCAGCGCTGGTTCCTGGCCTGTCTCCTCATCGTGTGCTGAATTGGTGCCGGGTCCTGGCCGCCCTCAACGCGGTTCCCAGACTGTGTGCGGGACGGGACGACGCGGAGACCAAGTTCCTCGTGGCCCTGGCCGACGGCTGATCCGCCCGGTGGCTCTCGCAACCGGCTCAAGCGCCTTCATTACCGGCCAGACACCCTCGACGGCTTCATGGCCGGAATCGGCCTGACCCTCGACGACCCAGCTTCACCCTGACAGCCCGAACGGGGCGCCTGACATCGTCAGGCGGATCTTTTTGGTCATCCACGGCCAGCCTTCTTCGCTAAGAACCGGGCCGGTCACAAGGGCGGACATCCGCTTACGTGCGTGATTCCTGCTTGGGCAGTGCCACGCTTCAGGCCTGAAGTGCAAAGTGATGGTTGTGTCACGGCAAAGGCTTCTCTAATCTGCCACCGCCAGGCTGAACAACGGAAACCGGGTGCCCTCTGTGACGAGGACACCCGGCCTGCCTGGTGCGGAACACACCGCGCGGCCAACGGCTTTGGCGGGCAGAAGGCCGCAGCGGCACACAGCCCACGCACCAGTTCCACGGAGGATACCGTGAGTCACCCCAACCGGCTACGCGACGCCATCCACGCCGACGGCACCACCCCTCTGATCGGCGTGTTCGACATGTTCTCCGCGTCCGTCGCGGCGCAGCACTACGACGGGATGTTCGTCTCCGGGTTCGGCTTCGCCGCGTCGCACTACGGCCTGCCCGACATCGGCTTCATTGCCTGGCCTGACATCATCGGCTTCGTCCAGCGCCTGCGCTTGGCCTTCCCAAGGCAACACCTGCTCGTCGACATCGACGACGGCTATGTCGACCCGGAGACCGCCTGCCACGTCGTGCAGAACCTTGAGGCCATCGGTGCCTCCGGCGTCATCCTCGAGGATCAGAAACGGCCCCGGCGCTGCGGCCATGTCGACGGCAAGCAGGTGCTGCCGCTGGAGGAGTACTTGGAGAAGTTGAACCTGGTCCTCCAGGCACGCCGGGAGCTGGTCGTGGTGGCCCGCACCGACGCTACCGAGGAAGACGAAATCCTGCGCCGTGCCAAAGCGCTCGCTGCGACCGACGCCGATGTCGTGCTCGTCGACGGGGTGCGCAGCATCGACTGGATCCACAAGGTGCGGCGCGTCATCGGCGGCAAGCCCTTGCTGTTCAACCAGATAGCCGGCGGTAAGTCACCCCGGCTGTCCTTGGGCGAGCTGACTGAGCTGGGCGTCGACATCGCCATCTACAGCACTCCCTGCCTGTTCGCGGCGCAGACCGCCATCGACCGGGCCCTGACCGAGCTGAAAAACGCCGACGGCCGCCTACCGCAGGCCGGCCCGGACACCGTCGGTGTCGCTGAGTGCCTGGGACTGCTGGAGAAGAACATCAGCCGCCACCACGGGCACGTCCCGGTCTGACCTACGGCTTCCCGGGGGGCCGCGTGTGACCCGCACGCCACACGCGGTCCCCGCCCTCCCGGACTTGGCTCCGCCAGGTCCTTCCCATGCCACCGGCTTCAAGGCGGGAACGCATGCCCCCGACACTCACTGGCGCGCTCCGCGACCTGACGCGCCGCGTCGACTGGTACATCGTTGCGCTGTTCGGCGCCATCGGCATCGCCGCTCTTTTCCCTGCCGAACGGGAGACGGCCGCGGCCGTCTCCTGGCTGACCCGGCTGGCGATCGGCCTGCTGTTCTTCCTCTACGGCGCCCGGCTCTCTCCGCGTGCTGCGCTCGACGGCGCACGGCACTGGCGGCTGCATCTACCCGTTCTGGCGTTGACGTTCGTCGCCTTCCCGCTGCTCGCGCTGGCCGCCGGGCTGATGCCCGACCGGATGCTCGGCGCCGAGTTGACCGCCGGCGTGCTCTTCTTGGCCGTGCTGCCGTCCACGGTCCAGTCCTCGATCGCCTTCACCTCCATGGCCCGCGGCAACGTGGCCGCAGCCCTGTGTTCCGCATCGTTCTCCACGGTGCTGGGCGTGGTGCTCACGCCCGCTCTGGCGGTCGTGCTGATCGGGCGCAGTGAGGACGGAGGCGTCCCCTTCGGGTTGAGCCAACTCAGCGATATCAGTCTGCAGTTGCTGCTGCCGTTCCTCACCGGGCAGGCGGTACGGCGCTGGATCGCGGACTGGCTCGGCCGGCACCGCACCGTGATCGGCCTGTGTGACCGGGGCTCGATCCTGCTGGTCGTCTACGCGGCCTTCAGCCGTGGCATGACCACGGGCATCTGGCAGCGCGTGTCACCGGGACGGCTGGCCGTGCTCAGCGTACTGGTTGCGTTGCTACTGGGCACCGCCCTGCTGCTGGCCGACCGCTGCGCACGGATGCTGCGCCTGCCCCGCGAGGACCGCGTGACCGCAATTTTCTGCGGCGCCACCAAAAGCCTGGCCAGTGGGCTACCCATGGCCTCCGTGCTGTTCCCGGCAAAGGAGGTCGCCATGACGGTGCTGCCCCTGATGCTGTACCACACCCTCCAGTTGGTGGTGTGTGCCGCGCTGGCCCGCCGGCTCAGTCGACGAACACTGCCACCCAGCCCGACCAGCACTCCTACATCCGCGTCGGCTAGAGCTTCGTAACGTTCTCTGCCTGGGGCCCTTGGAACCCTGGATCACGTCGTACTCGACCAGGTCATCCTCGCACAGCTCCTTGAAACCGGTGGACTGAATGGCGGAGAAGTGGACGAACACGTCCGGGCTGCCGTCGTCCGGGGGTCTGTCCTAAGGAGGCCTACTAGTCCTGGGCCGGTGAGCTGGGGGTGGGGCCCGGCTCCTGGACGGGAACGGCGTACACCAGTAGGTTCCGCTGGTAGCCGCCGCGTTCGCGGTCGTACGGGGGTGCGCAGGTGACCAGGGTCAGGACCGGCCGTCCATAACGCCGGAACACCTCCTTGGGGAGGCTGTCCCCGTCGACCACCTCGCGCGCCGTCACCTCGTACCGCATGGTGGGCGCGTCCCGGCGGGCGACGGTGACGGCATCGCCCTTGCGGACGTCATACAGCTTGGCGAAGGCGCCCAGGCGGCCGGTGCGGTCGTCCACGTGGCCGATGAGGACGGCGGATCCGGCCCGCGCGCCCGGCGCGGGGCCGTATCGGTACCAGC
This is a stretch of genomic DNA from Streptomyces sp. TG1A-8. It encodes these proteins:
- a CDS encoding class F sortase, whose protein sequence is MRSSRGGGRSSAAAVAAAAVVLAALLVWSLWPSGDSVPSNFGARPQAQEPTAGHSSEANDGGPGEAESPPGPVPEPTALRVPRVSLDAHVLSVGVEDDGTVEIPGNARQAGWYRYGPAPGARAGSAVLIGHVDDRTGRLGAFAKLYDVRKGDAVTVARRDAPTMRYEVTAREVVDGDSLPKEVFRRYGRPVLTLVTCAPPYDRERGGYQRNLLVYAVPVQEPGPTPSSPAQD
- a CDS encoding oxaloacetate decarboxylase yields the protein MSHPNRLRDAIHADGTTPLIGVFDMFSASVAAQHYDGMFVSGFGFAASHYGLPDIGFIAWPDIIGFVQRLRLAFPRQHLLVDIDDGYVDPETACHVVQNLEAIGASGVILEDQKRPRRCGHVDGKQVLPLEEYLEKLNLVLQARRELVVVARTDATEEDEILRRAKALAATDADVVLVDGVRSIDWIHKVRRVIGGKPLLFNQIAGGKSPRLSLGELTELGVDIAIYSTPCLFAAQTAIDRALTELKNADGRLPQAGPDTVGVAECLGLLEKNISRHHGHVPV
- a CDS encoding aminoglycoside phosphotransferase family protein translates to MLGWCDGLPTLVHELAVRWHLDLVAASGGGTSRVFRCLQRNTGASVWLKLTPEPLIAREEAEALRAWADTPSVVTLLAVDLAAGALLLENVEPGVPVRQLVWNLPEVAALLRDLRASPPGPGEHSVLRPLSHRTDFLFDLTERRLAAARAKGLVVAPTMLSQARAAALELADSGPVGLVHGDLHPGNVLSGPGARMVAIDPRPAWGDPDFDAVDWVLEGVAVPAMLEERIEELAALVPGLSPHRVLNWCRVLAALNAVPRLCAGRDDAETKFLVALADG
- a CDS encoding bile acid:sodium symporter family protein, translating into MPPTLTGALRDLTRRVDWYIVALFGAIGIAALFPAERETAAAVSWLTRLAIGLLFFLYGARLSPRAALDGARHWRLHLPVLALTFVAFPLLALAAGLMPDRMLGAELTAGVLFLAVLPSTVQSSIAFTSMARGNVAAALCSASFSTVLGVVLTPALAVVLIGRSEDGGVPFGLSQLSDISLQLLLPFLTGQAVRRWIADWLGRHRTVIGLCDRGSILLVVYAAFSRGMTTGIWQRVSPGRLAVLSVLVALLLGTALLLADRCARMLRLPREDRVTAIFCGATKSLASGLPMASVLFPAKEVAMTVLPLMLYHTLQLVVCAALARRLSRRTLPPSPTSTPTSASARAS